Proteins encoded by one window of Collimonas fungivorans:
- a CDS encoding HAD domain-containing protein → MILFLDFDGVLHPDAVFLIGGHPILARGGKTFMWAQPLVDLLSLYPEISIVLSTPWVEHIGFSRTKAVLPEPLRKRVIGSTWHFAMMPNSGGVLSDCEDWYDTATRYEKIARSLKRTNLSSRDWVAIEHNIQAWPQEMLHHLVKVDRKKGLSCQVFLAELKARLVENYLAHTSRGTNINFRAPVQLETNIEA, encoded by the coding sequence GTGATTTTGTTTCTTGATTTTGACGGTGTGTTACATCCGGACGCCGTTTTTCTAATTGGCGGACATCCCATCCTTGCAAGGGGAGGGAAAACTTTTATGTGGGCGCAGCCACTCGTTGATTTGCTAAGTTTATATCCAGAAATATCTATTGTGCTATCAACACCATGGGTAGAACATATAGGATTCTCACGCACGAAAGCCGTGCTTCCTGAGCCGCTGAGAAAACGCGTGATAGGAAGCACTTGGCATTTTGCGATGATGCCTAACTCAGGAGGCGTGTTATCCGATTGCGAGGATTGGTATGACACCGCAACCCGCTACGAGAAAATTGCACGATCACTTAAACGCACCAACCTATCTAGTCGAGATTGGGTAGCCATCGAGCATAATATTCAAGCGTGGCCACAGGAGATGCTGCATCACCTAGTTAAGGTAGATCGTAAAAAGGGCCTCTCCTGCCAAGTCTTTTTGGCGGAACTGAAAGCGCGACTTGTCGAGAATTACCTCGCCCATACCAGTCGGGGTACCAATATCAATTTCAGAGCGCCTGTGCAATTGGAGACTAATATAGAAGCATGA
- a CDS encoding helix-turn-helix domain-containing protein, with protein sequence MSNSNEIWGRRLKEARIAAGLSQKQLGIQAGLDEFVASPRINRYELGVHKADYRIVQNLSKILSVPTGYFYTEEDNLAELMLTFHRLPSRKKNDVIKFVRTLTIPE encoded by the coding sequence ATGAGCAATTCCAATGAAATATGGGGGCGCCGCCTCAAAGAAGCCCGTATTGCCGCTGGTTTGTCGCAAAAACAGCTTGGAATCCAAGCTGGATTGGATGAATTCGTCGCCAGCCCACGAATTAATCGCTACGAATTAGGAGTTCATAAAGCCGACTATAGGATCGTTCAGAATTTATCCAAGATATTGAGCGTGCCAACGGGTTACTTTTATACAGAAGAAGATAATTTGGCTGAGCTGATGCTGACATTTCATCGGCTCCCGAGCAGGAAGAAAAATGACGTGATCAAATTTGTTCGGACACTCACCATACCTGAGTGA
- a CDS encoding helix-turn-helix domain-containing protein, translated as MNINIKPIRTMEDHRAALIEIDALMSSEFNTPDGNRLDILATLVEAFEVKHFPMELPDPVDAINFVWAKRD; from the coding sequence ATGAACATCAACATTAAACCGATCCGAACTATGGAGGATCATCGCGCAGCGCTGATTGAAATTGACGCATTGATGTCATCCGAGTTCAATACGCCGGATGGTAATCGCCTGGATATTTTGGCTACCTTGGTAGAAGCATTCGAAGTAAAACATTTCCCAATGGAATTGCCTGATCCAGTCGATGCAATAAATTTCGTATGGGCTAAAAGGGATTAA
- a CDS encoding 3'-5' exoribonuclease: MTLKIFLDTEFTDFIRPHLISIGMVADSGEEFYAEIPYPHGGCSDFVRETVIPLLGRFPAAICSKNELSVRLRTWLELVKAQRDYVEICVDSQTDWDLLINALEYQVPKWCRQTLVGNNIDELLCCEFYEKNKLPEHHALYDAMANRYSFRELPFQPP; the protein is encoded by the coding sequence ATGACTCTAAAAATATTTCTCGACACGGAATTCACAGACTTTATTCGCCCACATTTGATCAGCATCGGGATGGTCGCAGATTCCGGCGAAGAGTTTTATGCGGAGATTCCGTATCCGCATGGCGGATGCAGCGATTTCGTGCGAGAAACCGTTATCCCGCTGCTCGGGCGGTTTCCTGCTGCGATATGTTCAAAGAACGAATTATCTGTCAGATTGCGAACCTGGTTAGAACTGGTTAAAGCACAAAGAGACTATGTCGAGATCTGTGTTGATTCTCAGACTGATTGGGATCTATTGATCAATGCCCTGGAATATCAGGTGCCAAAGTGGTGTCGGCAAACGTTAGTTGGTAATAATATTGACGAACTGCTTTGCTGCGAATTTTACGAGAAAAATAAACTTCCTGAGCATCATGCGCTTTATGATGCCATGGCGAATCGCTACTCTTTTCGAGAATTGCCGTTTCAGCCACCATAA
- a CDS encoding metallophosphoesterase: protein MKIQIASDLHLEFLDQRFPDYRVIQRADTHVLVIAGDIHRNTKAITAFADWPVPVIYVHGNHEAYKEKYFDLVEELDNFEASGNVHYLERKEYILDDVRFLGCCLWTDYWVDSSNPLSAMREAERNLNDHKVIRGKHGRFTAQDALKIHQKSRLWLEEKLNEDFDGRTVVVTHHGPHPNSIHPRFAGTLLNAAFVSDLTPLIENANLWIHGHVHDNFDYQIGTTRVIANPRGYPVNVRTAPHVDRLEWENEAFDPALVIEI, encoded by the coding sequence ATGAAAATCCAAATTGCTTCCGACTTGCACTTGGAATTTCTGGACCAGAGATTCCCCGATTATCGCGTGATTCAACGCGCGGATACGCATGTCCTGGTTATTGCCGGTGACATCCACCGCAATACCAAGGCGATCACTGCCTTCGCAGATTGGCCGGTGCCGGTGATCTATGTGCACGGCAACCACGAAGCCTACAAGGAAAAATATTTTGATTTGGTTGAAGAGTTGGATAATTTTGAAGCGAGTGGCAACGTGCATTACCTTGAACGTAAAGAATACATTCTCGACGACGTGCGTTTTCTTGGTTGTTGCCTATGGACAGATTACTGGGTGGATTCGTCGAATCCATTGAGTGCCATGCGAGAAGCGGAACGGAATCTGAATGATCATAAAGTAATTCGTGGCAAGCACGGACGGTTTACTGCGCAAGATGCATTGAAAATTCATCAAAAATCACGCCTGTGGTTAGAAGAAAAACTGAATGAGGATTTTGATGGTCGCACGGTGGTCGTCACCCATCATGGGCCGCATCCGAATTCCATCCATCCACGCTTTGCCGGTACATTATTGAATGCAGCGTTTGTGAGCGACTTGACGCCTTTGATTGAGAACGCGAATTTGTGGATACATGGGCATGTGCACGACAATTTCGATTACCAGATCGGCACTACGCGCGTCATTGCCAATCCACGTGGCTACCCCGTCAATGTCAGAACGGCGCCGCATGTCGATCGGCTTGAATGGGAAAACGAAGCATTTGATCCAGCGCTGGTGATCGAGATCTAA
- a CDS encoding type VI secretion system Vgr family protein, which translates to METAQATLAAIRAGVSQQSRLLKLDTPLGADVLLPHRVVAHDRLGRGYTYTLDVLSLQDNIELKQLIAQPVTLWIQQADKRSYLPVHGYVHQAGMLGHDGQFTVYQLAFSSWLHFLQFRQDARIWQDQTTEDIISEVFNQHTQARGHFRFDLTQAAPSRSYCTQYESDWNFVMRLMEEEGWYSYHEQKEDGSDHTLVITDSVRQLKPLAPEDIRFHRAGSNDEVDKITQWGGKRTLLSRQLSTVTYDYKAPSNNKATNTYTLDGHGEVPNQLEVYEYTGTYTYLERDRGDKLAKIKVEAWESQAKRYFAWSSVSRLAAGVGRWFSLAEHTDHDRDSAEDRQFFIIGLHWYIENNLPLSTTVNHFPGSLEQQIADVKNQTAASSKIVNEQSGYCVNSIEVQRRTVEYRSPLEHRRPDMHAQIATVVGPDGEEIYTDSLNRVKVRFPWNRLNQGDEKASCWVRVSYPNAGQGYGALNVPRINQEVVITFLGGDPDRPLVTGRIYNGEQTPDWHTDGKLSGYKSKEYKGSGFTQLVMDDNSNQNRVQLYSSNTNAQLNLGYLVGQQGNARQAFYGSGFALNSDAYGAITTNQGLYISTFGRPGAQGSQLDVREAHQQLEAGQNLTKSMSDTSSKANAEALNGQESLKKFTEATQDKYEGEGQQQANRFKEPVLLIASPAGIGLATPKSTHLHSGDSVTLSSGTDTNLAIGKSLVASVTEKISLFVQNAGIKLFAAKGKVEIQAQSDALDIIAEKVLRLISTTDNIEIWAKKEITIGAGGSAIKINESGITDITSGQRIIHQSDFSLTGPKTLPYAAPELPTTSMTPNKLTIERLYHDKEPLVGAPFAVDFPGGITRTGTLDGAGRAVLTDVPAGTGQVRFGSMPSKYARKDLRPTPNYNAKPNQNSIDALIDKYSNNKNSGEV; encoded by the coding sequence ATGGAAACTGCACAAGCAACGCTTGCTGCAATACGGGCAGGCGTGAGCCAGCAAAGCCGTCTGCTTAAGCTCGATACACCGCTCGGTGCCGACGTTCTCCTGCCCCATCGCGTTGTTGCCCATGACCGTTTAGGCCGTGGTTATACCTACACCCTGGATGTGTTGTCCCTGCAGGACAACATCGAACTCAAGCAGCTGATTGCCCAGCCGGTCACGCTGTGGATACAGCAAGCCGACAAGCGCAGCTATTTGCCAGTGCATGGTTATGTGCACCAGGCAGGCATGCTTGGCCACGACGGCCAATTCACGGTGTATCAGCTGGCTTTTTCGTCCTGGCTGCATTTCCTGCAATTCCGCCAGGATGCTCGCATCTGGCAGGACCAGACCACGGAAGACATCATCAGCGAGGTATTCAACCAGCACACTCAGGCACGGGGCCACTTCCGTTTCGACCTCACACAGGCTGCGCCGTCACGTTCGTATTGCACCCAATACGAAAGCGACTGGAATTTCGTGATGCGGCTGATGGAAGAAGAGGGCTGGTACAGCTATCACGAACAGAAAGAAGACGGTTCCGACCACACGCTGGTGATTACCGATTCCGTGCGTCAGTTAAAACCGCTGGCGCCGGAAGACATCCGCTTTCATCGTGCCGGCAGCAATGACGAAGTCGACAAGATCACCCAGTGGGGAGGCAAACGAACGCTGCTTAGCCGACAATTGTCCACTGTTACTTACGATTACAAGGCACCAAGCAATAACAAGGCAACCAACACCTATACCTTGGATGGACACGGTGAGGTGCCGAACCAGTTGGAAGTTTATGAATACACTGGTACCTACACCTATCTGGAGCGGGACCGCGGCGACAAGTTGGCAAAGATCAAGGTCGAAGCCTGGGAATCACAAGCAAAGCGTTATTTCGCTTGGTCGAGCGTTTCCCGGCTCGCCGCCGGCGTTGGTCGCTGGTTCAGCCTGGCGGAGCATACTGATCATGATCGTGACAGCGCGGAAGATCGCCAGTTTTTTATCATCGGTCTGCATTGGTATATCGAGAACAACCTGCCGCTGTCGACCACGGTCAATCATTTCCCTGGCAGCCTGGAACAGCAGATCGCTGACGTCAAGAATCAGACTGCGGCCAGTAGCAAAATTGTGAACGAACAAAGCGGTTATTGCGTCAACAGCATTGAGGTGCAGCGCCGAACCGTTGAATATCGCAGCCCGCTGGAACACCGTAGGCCGGATATGCATGCGCAGATTGCTACAGTCGTGGGGCCTGATGGGGAAGAGATTTACACGGATTCGCTCAATCGAGTCAAGGTCAGATTCCCATGGAATCGACTGAATCAAGGTGACGAAAAAGCTTCGTGTTGGGTGCGGGTCAGCTACCCGAACGCCGGGCAAGGTTATGGCGCCCTCAATGTTCCGCGCATCAATCAGGAAGTGGTGATTACCTTCCTCGGTGGCGACCCAGATCGTCCACTTGTTACCGGTCGCATTTACAACGGGGAACAGACACCAGACTGGCATACTGATGGCAAGTTGTCGGGATATAAATCCAAGGAATACAAAGGTTCTGGCTTTACTCAGTTGGTGATGGACGACAACTCCAATCAAAATCGTGTTCAGCTCTATAGCAGCAACACTAACGCGCAGTTGAATCTGGGATATCTGGTTGGACAACAAGGTAATGCCCGCCAGGCTTTCTATGGTTCCGGCTTTGCGTTGAATTCCGACGCTTATGGAGCCATCACTACTAATCAAGGTTTATATATCAGTACCTTTGGCCGTCCTGGCGCGCAAGGGTCGCAGCTTGATGTCAGGGAAGCGCACCAGCAGCTGGAGGCGGGCCAGAACCTGACTAAATCCATGTCGGACACCAGCAGCAAAGCTAACGCTGAGGCCTTGAATGGCCAAGAATCGCTGAAAAAATTCACCGAAGCGACGCAAGATAAATATGAAGGCGAAGGGCAGCAACAAGCGAATCGTTTCAAAGAGCCCGTGTTGCTAATCGCTTCGCCTGCCGGTATTGGTCTCGCGACTCCGAAGAGTACGCATCTTCATAGCGGCGACTCCGTCACGCTTTCGTCGGGAACCGACACTAATCTGGCGATTGGCAAAAGCCTGGTTGCCAGCGTTACCGAGAAAATCAGTCTGTTTGTTCAAAACGCAGGCATCAAGCTGTTTGCTGCCAAGGGAAAGGTCGAGATCCAGGCTCAAAGCGATGCTTTGGACATCATTGCCGAGAAAGTGTTGCGACTCATTTCGACCACCGACAATATCGAGATCTGGGCAAAGAAGGAAATCACTATAGGAGCTGGCGGCTCTGCGATCAAGATCAATGAATCGGGGATCACCGACATAACGAGTGGTCAGCGGATTATTCATCAGTCTGATTTCTCGCTGACCGGTCCGAAGACATTGCCTTATGCGGCTCCGGAACTACCCACAACATCGATGACACCGAATAAGCTGACAATCGAACGTCTTTATCACGACAAAGAACCACTTGTTGGCGCCCCTTTTGCGGTGGATTTCCCGGGAGGCATCACACGTACAGGCACATTGGACGGCGCAGGACGTGCTGTCTTGACAGATGTTCCAGCCGGGACTGGGCAAGTGCGTTTTGGCTCTATGCCAAGTAAGTATGCGCGCAAAGATCTACGTCCTACGCCGAATTACAACGCGAAGCCTAATCAAAATAGTATTGATGCATTGATCGACAAATATAGCAACAACAAAAATTCAGGGGAAGTCTGA
- a CDS encoding TM2 domain-containing protein codes for MTLIACPECEAKISDQAPNCIHCGFPLAKRNLQHASSPSPAASPIPAPVRLLDGNPNYSARLGDEPPRLLGGNPNYDRQAGQDDYYSHKNRASFLNRSSYQPTKSRKRRWIYIVLALLIGAIGIHNFYAGYVGRGLAQILTTVLMMLAAFIFKFPVSFVLVSIWVLIEIFAVTKDSAGDRLT; via the coding sequence GTGACGCTAATTGCATGCCCCGAGTGTGAAGCCAAGATTTCCGATCAAGCTCCCAATTGTATTCATTGCGGCTTTCCGTTGGCCAAGAGAAATTTGCAGCATGCTTCGTCCCCTTCTCCTGCAGCGTCCCCCATTCCTGCACCGGTACGTCTTCTGGACGGCAATCCAAATTACTCCGCCAGACTAGGTGACGAACCTCCTCGCCTTCTTGGTGGTAATCCGAACTATGATCGCCAAGCAGGCCAAGATGACTACTACAGCCACAAAAACAGAGCGTCATTTCTAAACAGATCCTCATATCAACCCACCAAAAGCAGAAAGAGACGTTGGATCTACATTGTCCTTGCATTGCTCATCGGAGCCATAGGTATTCACAATTTCTATGCCGGTTATGTGGGACGCGGCCTTGCACAAATACTAACAACGGTTCTAATGATGTTGGCAGCGTTCATTTTCAAATTTCCAGTTTCTTTCGTATTAGTTAGTATTTGGGTTCTAATC